The Alosa sapidissima isolate fAloSap1 chromosome 8, fAloSap1.pri, whole genome shotgun sequence genome segment GAAAGATGGGCTGAGAATCTCCTTATTGGCTGCTGCTCACTAGTCCAACTCTCGTGTCCAAGTTGTCACTACAAGTTTTGTTTGAGTTTATGATGTCATGACCAACAACTTGATCACTGGTTTATCAGATCGTAATCTTATACTGGCTGCCACTGCCAGGGAAAATACTAGATCatggtttaaaaaaaatccaatgATAACTCCAAGTTAATGGTTTTCATTTGGGTATCTGAGCAGTATTCAAATATGGTGCAATTTGTAGTACTTAATGTTTGTCCACAGTCTGTTTTACATTTACTTTTTACATTTACTCTCCATGAAGTTCATCCCATGGTGTCTTCAATTTGACACCAATTAGTGAAATATATAGTGAGGTGACATGATATTGGATCAGGCGCGCTGGCAACCTTAATAATTGGTTTTATCACTCTGTTTTCTTCTGACAAATCACACCAAAGTTTATGGCCCATGCATAGTGTAAACCCCTGTTCGAGGGTATGGTATCGGGGCCAGTTTAAAATTAGCCTCAGCTAGGAAACCTCTACCCGTTCTGTTTCGTGTTTTGAACAGGGGGCATGGTACTTGAAGCCTACCCTTCGCTTCGCCGAGATCATATTTCAGCAGCCAGTTGGTTGTACAACGACTGGGTCTACTTAAAATTTTTGAAAGCTGTGATTCCATGTATAAAATGAGACaaagtacaaacaaacacacacgagaAGAACCACTTTGGCAACCCAACACTGCGTTTGAAGCGGGGGTTGAAACCAGAACACATTTCATATCACTCACTCCGGGTTGGGGAACACTTGCTATTTCTAGCAGGCGCTGAGTCAGGTGGACGACACCCAACTTGCAATGATCCCACCACGAAGCTATACTCGACACCAAAAGGGCTtttaaaaacatcaaaatatcaCAAAACCAACAAAATGGATACTACGTCAAAGGAAGAAAGTGAGCCAATGGAACCAGAAATACAAGCGTTACAGGACGAGGCGTCAGGGTCTATTGACGTCGACGATGAGGACGAGATGGAAGAGCTTCACAACAGGTAGTTTATGCTGTTTGAATCAGGGTGCGCAGAAAGGGTTATTGGCGAGATTACAGATGgttcctttctctttccttaTGGACAAACATCCGATCCAGATAGTTTAGTCGTAATTATTAGAAGGTGAATATTAGAAtagtttaaatgttaattttaaACATTATTTTGGAATGATGAATGATACATGAACAAACATTCCTGAATATGAATTTTcctaataataggcctacttagacAGTGATACAAATTGACCCAAATAATATAGAATGTGAGTGTACACAATGTATTGCTATGAATATGCGAAAACATACAAATTAATtgttttcagtagcctatagcccATAGGCCTACAGGGAGATAAAGTGTGAACTAACTCATTGACAGATGGGTGCAGGTCACTTAGAGAGGTGAGAGTAAGTGGGTAGAATTTATGGTAAGTCTATGTCACAGAGGGTCTTAATTCTTGACCATGTTTTCGGCTTGAGAGTTGTATACTAGTACACTGAATTATGCAGGGAATGGATTAAccctagatagatagacataTGGGCTTGGTTTCCATTTGAAGACCCTTACTTTGGCCAGTTTCAAGATTTTTAAAGAGTCCAATTTAACATCTTGTTGTAGTGTCTATTCTGGAGATGGATTGTGGCACCAAAAATTCTACAATTAGCCCTttctcacaaaaaaaacatttgtgatAGATCTTTATTATTTACTTTATCATTTCATTTTGCTATTTAACCAAGAACTATAGCCCATTCCAATTCATATCACACAACATTATAAAGATTGCTATGTTCTACTCATTCCATAAGGATTGTGGAGACTTGTTTCACAGCTATCAGTGGGTGCAAGATTACGTTTCTGAGAATATTGATGATGTGTGTAAACTGTTAAGTCAAAGCAGCTTGTCAAGTGTATCTCACATGAGGGTGCAATGTATGAGTGACGTGCGTGCACCATTAGTCATGTAAAATTAATGGTAGTTAAATGATCAGATGGCTTACTTGATATTAGATCACTTACAAAACTGAGCACCTACTCACGCATCATTAGTTAAGTTCTCGTCGCATTTTAACTTCATCAAGTTACCATGTTCTGAAATGTATCCTGTCTAACATATTACCAATCAATCAACAGGCCTCTTACTTTACAGTAATGTAATACATTGTGTTCTACCTATTAAATAGCCAAAATATGTACTCTGCGTCACTAATGCGTATGGATGCcattaatttttttcacttcCTATTTTCAGTTTGAAGGAAGTAGTCAAAGACCCATCTGTCAAGCCCAAGCTTCAGTGTCTAATGGTGGATCCATCCTTTTCCATGGTGACTGTGCAGAGTGAGGACAGTGGGATCGTCTGGGAGACCGCCTCAAGCAGGTGTTCCACTCCCTGGGCGTCTGAGGGAAGCTCACCATCGGAATCGTACGGTCTAGAAAGCTCGGCGGCACAGGGCAAGATCACCGTCATCATGGACGACAACAAGATTGTGAGGAAGCGCAAGAAAAGTGGCAGGAGCAAGCTGGGTGACAGAATCAAGAGGCCCAGCTCAAGAATGGCTGCATACGGAACTGAGAGACCAGCGATGACTGAGGTGTCTGTGCCCAATGTCAAGCCTGAAAACGACGAGCCAGCTGAATTGAAAGTGGACAAAGATCAGGAGCTGTTTAGCCTCATCTCTGAGGGTTACGAGATCCTAAACATTGTGGTACCTTCAAAACTTCCCACGGTGGACGAGGAAGAGGCAGGTGATTTGGTGGATAATTTGTCCTATTTACAAGACACCCCAAAGATTAAATCTAAAAGCAAATTAGCTCCAGTGCCTGCCGGGGATGACTACCAGGGGATTATAGTTCAGGAAATAATTAATGGCGAAAAGGAGGAAGCAGACAAAATTACAGAAACTGGCATGAAAGATGCAAAGAAAGAGGGGCCTGATGAAGATTACCTAGATAAATTCAAACTGGTCGATTCACATGCGCTTAGTGAACAGTCTAGCTCTTCAGGGGTTCCCAATGAAGAAAACATCATGCAAGAACCTGAACAGGTGAAACCTCAAGGGGAATTAAAGTCCAGTCCATCCAACATAGAGGACAGCTTCGTCATCATCACGGATAATGAGATTGCAAGCGAGCATATGGATGAGGTGTTCTACGCCAATACTGGAACCATGGCAGATGAAAAAAACAAAGGGCATGACAGCGACAGAAAAGTGAAAGATGAGCCGAGATCATTGAAAGAGAGTGGCTCAGCCCTGTTTGGCAGCCAGGAGACAATTCTCATACCTGTTTACCTGCCCGAAGGTCCTCCAAAAATTATAGACCAAGTTCTTCTGGAGGAGCCAAGGGCCATGTCGTTTCTTTACACTGACCTCTATGATGAGGCCATGGGAAGCAGGAGGAGGGATGATGACCACTCAGATGTCGAGAGCACTGTGTCTGAAAAATCTTACAAGAAAAGATTTTCTGATGATGACGAGGAGGACGAAGGCTACCTGGAAAAGTTCATCTTGAAGGACGAGACGCCAGTGGTCCAGGAGCCCCTTGAAGTTGCTGATGATGTAAGGGAGGGTGGGAGAATCATCTGGCCACAGAATAAATTCGAACTTACTGGATGTCTGAAGCGGGTGAAGGAAGAGGATGACTCTGGAGGGGAGAAGACAGAAATTGCAGCAACGGAGCAAATGGAAGATAGTGAAAAGGCACAACCAGTGGATACAGGAAAGCCAGAGGAAATCAGTCAAGGGCCTATAACTAAGGCTGCTGATGGAAGTAAAATTGAACAGGAAAAAGAAGATGACACCGAGGTCTGTGTTGGAAATCACTGTGAACCATGTGTTGCAGGAAAGATGATCCCTGAGTCACCAGAAAGTGTCATTCAGAATGATGCCAGCAACTTGTTATTGGAGGAGAGGGCTGAGACAGTAGAGGAAATCGGGAAGCATGATGGAGAAATTGCAGCAACGGAGCAAATGGAAGATAGTGAAAAGGCACAACCAGTGGATACAGGAAAGCCAGAGGAAATCAGTCAAGGGCCTATAACTAAGGCTGCTGATGAAAGTAAAATTGAACAGGAAAAAGAAGATGACACCGAGGTCTGTGTTGGAAATCACTGTGAACCATGTGATGCAGGAAAGATGATCCCTGAGTCACCAGAAAGTGTCATTCAGAATGATATCAGCAACTTGTTATTGGAGGAGAGGGCTGAGACAGTGGAGGAAATCAGGAAGCATGATGCCATAtcagaaaaggcaaaagattcaaaggagacagagagtgaaatGATGGGCATTTCTGGAACAGTTTCGAAAAAATCTCCAGATTTGCTAAATGAAGGAGAACAGACTGCATCAGAGAAGGCGATAAATACAATCCAGGAGCCAGAGACTTCCCTGGACATGAAAACCTCAAGTCCAGAGGAGGTTTCAGAAAAATTAACCGAAACTACCACAATAGTTGAGGAGCCTTCATGTAAAAAATTGGAAGGGGTAGCTGAAATACAGTCAGACGTTAAGATATCTACAGAACCTATAAATGAAGCCATTGAGGTGAAAAAGTCAGATGAGATTGAGGCTGACCAAGCAACACCAGACACAACAAGTCAAGTAAAAGTCGAAGAAACCATTACCAAAGAAAAACCTGCAGCTCCCCTTGTTGAGTCAGATGTCATAGCTACAGCACCTGAAGCCATGAAAGACAGTAAGGTCAGTGTGGTGTCAGAAGAACAGCTTACAGACAGTGTAAGTGAAATACCAGATGAAGTTGCAGGAGGCAGCAAAGaaccaaacacagacacaattcCTGAAGGAAAAACAGAGAATGCCACTGTGCCTGCTGACGTTATACACCTAGAGGACGTTAGTAAGAGTCTACCTGAGGTAGAAACTGAGGTCCTCAAACAAGACTCAACAGAGCAAGAGGGGGCCACAGACACATTACTGGATGAGAAAAGTGTAGCCATAACAGAGACAGAAATGGCATCAATTGAGTCCCCTGGTGTTGAGGTTTTAACTGTGGAGGACACAGCAGCAAGGACACCATCACCTTCagcagctccagctccaataGAAGTCCAGGAGGTCACAACCGAGGATCGGAAAGAAGGAGAGCCAGTGGAGGAGCAAGCAGAAGAGCCAGAGGATGAGAAAAGTGTAGCCATTGAGAAGACCGTAAAAGATGATCTTGTAATAAGTGGTGTTAAAGACATCATTGACACCACAGAGCAGTTATCTGTGGAGTGTCCTCACAGCAAGGTCCAAGAACAAAAAAGTGCAATTCAGGAGCAAGCTGTTGATTCAGCATCACAAGGTGAATTAAAGGTGTCAGAGGATGTAGTGGAGCCTGATAGAACTGTGGAGAAGAGTGAAGCAACTGAAGTGCATCAAGAAATGAGCCCTGCATTGCAAGCTAATGTAGATGTAAAAAACACAGGTCCTGAACCTGAGAAAGTGGAAGAAAGTCAACAATCCACTGAAACACCAGTGGAAAAAGTTCAAGATCTGACTGAGGAACTAGTTGGGGTTGATAAACCCAAGGagaaaattgaaaaatctgaaacctcTAATGAAATAGCCAATGTGTTGCAGGTAAACACGGACATCATTTGTGATGTTTATGAACCTAAAAAAGTAGAAAATAAGAAATTTATGATTGAGTTTTCCATTGCTAACAGAGAAAAGCTTGCTGGAGCCCCAGTAGAAAAAAACAAGCATACAGTAGAGCAGACACAGAAGAAAACAACAAGAAGGAAAGCTAATGTACCAATAATAGAGGTTGTTCTAAGTAAAGTACCCTACACTCACGAGGAAAAGACTGAAAAACAGTTATCTACAAGTAAACCAGAGACTCCACCTGTAGCCTCAGAATCTAAAGACAGTGAAGAGCCTGTAACCAAAACTGCAGAAGGGGTTACCAGTGTAAAACAAGATGCCTCACTGGATAGTGTTCTACCTCAGACTGAAGTCAAGAGTAATAAGCAAGCTGTGCAATTGCCAGTAGAGGCTGCAGAGGCCACAAGGGCAGCTGAGCTGGATAGCCTTGAACCCGAGGTCAGGGAGACACAAGCTTTAGATGAACCCAAAGTAAAGGTAGATCTAATTCCAGAGACAGTAAATGAGGAAAGCAAAGTACAAACAGAAGTAGATAGTGATGGTCAAATAGCAGTTACAGAGGATTACACCCAAGTCACTGGGTCTGTGTATGAACCTGACACGATAAAACCAGATGTTCTAGTCTCAGATAAGATAGTGAATGTTCCTGTGGCAGAACTTCCTTCAGATGAGACTCGAGGTCCTGAGGCTGTGATAGTAGAAAAGAAAGTTTTAGATGAAACTGTTAATGATTTAGTAGAAGAAATCCCTGTAGCTGAAACTCAAGGTCCTGAGGTTTTTAGTCTGGAAGAAATCTCAGTTAAAATTGCTGAAGATGTAGTAGCTGAAATTCCTCCAGTTGAGACATCGGGGGAGGTTTTGATTGTGGAAAGCAAAGTGTCAGATGAAACTGTTACCAGTGTGGTGGCAGAAATTCCTTCAGTTGAGACCCTAGGTCCTGAGGTTATGAGTGCAGAGACCAAAGTGTCAGGTGAAACTAGGGGTGATGTAGTAGCAGAAATAACCTCTGTTGAACCTCCAGGTCCAGAGGCCATTACAGTGGAAAATAAAGCTCCAAATCAACCTGTGAATGATGTAGTAGCAGAAATTCCCTCTGTGGAGACACCAGATGAGAATTTGACCACGGAAAacaaagtttcagatcaactTATTGCGAGTGTCGCAAAGATTCCTTCAGTTGAGACCCTAGGTCCTGAAGTAGTAAGTGCAGAGACCAAAGTGTCAGATGAAACTGTGAGTGTTGTAGCAGCAGAAATACCCTCTGTTGAGCGCCCAGGTGCTGATGTCGTTACTGTTGTAGTAGGCAAAACGTTGAATGATGTAGTAGCAGAAATTCATTTAGTGGAGACACCAAAGGAGGTATTGATAGCTGAAAGCAAAGTTTTAGATCAAATTGATGTGGTGGCAGATATTCCCTTAGTTGAGCCCATAAGTCCTAAAGTTGTAACTGAGGAAGCCAAAGTTTCAGATAAAACTGTAAAcgatattgcaacagaaattCCCTCGGTAGAAACACCAGATGAAGCATTGATAGCTGAAAGCAAAGTTTTAGATCAAATTGATGTAGTGGCAGATATTCCCTTAGTTGAGACCAGAAGTCCTGAGGTTGTAACTGAGGAAGCCGAAGTTTCAGATAAAACTGTAAAcgatattgcaacagaaattCCCTCGGTAGAAACACCAGATGAGGTATTGATAGCTGAAAGCAAAGTTTCAGATAAAACTGACGTGGTGGCAGTCCAACAACCATCACCTTCagcagctccagctccaataGAAGTCCAGGAGGTCACAACCGAGGATCGGAAAGAAGGAGAGCCAGTGGAGGAGCAAGCAGAGGAGCCAGAGGGCCTGCTGTTTTCTACCCTCCGAAGCTTCTCCCCCAAGGAAGACCTGTCAGTCCTACCTGAGCCTGAAGCCCTCAAAGAATACCGTGATGAAATGGCAGAGGAGCTCGATTATGAGATGATCACTCAACAAGAGGCCAGGGAGTATCCAGGTGTGGAGGCGGAGGTCATTCctgagagggaagaggaggaatgCTTCACAGAGGTGGACACGAGCAAGGCGTTAGAGGAAGAGGCTGCAGAAGATGTGCTGGAGGCAGACTATGAATTTATTGAGGAGTCGGAAAGTGTTGAGCTGTCAGAGGAAGATCAAGCTAAAATGCAAGCATTGGATGCCTTTTGTCTTGTCTGTCAGTGCCCAGTTTTAATGATGGAGGAACATCAAAACCATGAAGTGTGCAGTTTGGATAGAGCATATGAACTTCTGAAGGTCAGTGTCACTGGTCATTAATAGCATTCCAACTGTTGTGGACTTTCTTTGTACTGTATCAACAATGTTTAgttgaaaatgtttttaaaaatgttttatattctATATTTTGCAATATTTTATAGTAATATGCATtgcaatataaaatattattgtaatatttcacaatatatatatatatatatatatatatatatatatatatcttacaTTACACTAGTAAATTGTGTTGTTCGAAGTCATTTATAGGAGATGTGATGAAACACCCTAAACTCACATTATGATAGCACAATATTGAGTTATATGGCATAGGAAGTGATGACTCCTCAAAAATCAACTCTTTGATCAGGTCTTCAGTCAAGGGACGTTTGTCTCAATGACTCCCGTCACAGTACACTGCAGTGATGAGGTCACCTTCTGTTTTGATATGTGGGAAAGGTCTTGTATGACATCATCCAGGGGCATAGTGATATACGATCCCTCTCAACAGTTTTTCTCTCAAGGGTGCGTGATCGTAAAGTCACTCGTCCAGCACTAGTAAGAGAGCTAAAGGT includes the following:
- the cmya5 gene encoding cardiomyopathy-associated protein 5 isoform X4, translated to MDTTSKEESEPMEPEIQALQDEASGSIDVDDEDEMEELHNSLKEVVKDPSVKPKLQCLMVDPSFSMVTVQSEDSGIVWETASSRCSTPWASEGSSPSESYGLESSAAQGKITVIMDDNKIVRKRKKSGRSKLGDRIKRPSSRMAAYGTERPAMTEVSVPNVKPENDEPAELKVDKDQELFSLISEGYEILNIVVPSKLPTVDEEEAGDLVDNLSYLQDTPKIKSKSKLAPVPAGDDYQGIIVQEIINGEKEEADKITETGMKDAKKEGPDEDYLDKFKLVDSHALSEQSSSSGVPNEENIMQEPEQVKPQGELKSSPSNIEDSFVIITDNEIASEHMDEVFYANTGTMADEKNKGHDSDRKVKDEPRSLKESGSALFGSQETILIPVYLPEGPPKIIDQVLLEEPRAMSFLYTDLYDEAMGSRRRDDDHSDVESTVSEKSYKKRFSDDDEEDEGYLEKFILKDETPVVQEPLEVADDVREGGRIIWPQNKFELTGCLKRVKEEDDSGGEKTEIAATEQMEDSEKAQPVDTGKPEEISQGPITKAADGSKIEQEKEDDTEVCVGNHCEPCVAGKMIPESPESVIQNDASNLLLEERAETVEEIGKHDGEIAATEQMEDSEKAQPVDTGKPEEISQGPITKAADESKIEQEKEDDTEVCVGNHCEPCDAGKMIPESPESVIQNDISNLLLEERAETVEEIRKHDAISEKAKDSKETESEMMGISGTVSKKSPDLLNEGEQTASEKAINTIQEPETSLDMKTSSPEEVSEKLTETTTIVEEPSCKKLEGVAEIQSDVKISTEPINEAIEVKKSDEIEADQATPDTTSQVKVEETITKEKPAAPLVESDVIATAPEAMKDSKVSVVSEEQLTDSVSEIPDEVAGGSKEPNTDTIPEGTHSKVQEQKSAIQEQAVDSASQGELKVSEDVVEPDRTVEKSEATEVHQEMSPALQANVDVKNTGPEPEKVEESQQSTETPVEKVQDLTEELVGVDKPKEKIEKSETSNEIANVLQVNTDIICDVYEPKKVENKKFMIEFSIANREKLAGAPVEKNKHTVEQTQKKTTRRKANVPIIEVVLSKVPYTHEEKTEKQLSTSKPETPPVASESKDSEEPVTKTAEGVTSVKQDASLDSVLPQTEVKSNKQAVQLPVEAAEATRAAELDSLEPEVRETQALDEPKVKVDLIPETVNEESKVQTEVDSDGQIAVTEDYTQVTGSVYEPDTIKPDVLVSDKIVNVPVAELPSDETRGPEAVIVEKKVLDETVNDLVEEIPVAETQGPEVFSLEEISVKIAEDVVAEIPPVETSGEVLIVESKVSDETVTSVVAEIPSVETLGPEVMSAETKVSGETRGDVVAEITSVEPPGPEAITVENKAPNQPVNDVVAEIPSVETPDENLTTENKVSDQLIASVAKIPSVETLGPEVVSAETKVSDETVSVVAAEIPSVERPGADVVTVVVGKTLNDVVAEIHLVETPKEVLIAESKVLDQIDVVADIPLVEPISPKVVTEEAKVSDKTVNDIATEIPSVETPDEALIAESKVLDQIDVVADIPLVETRSPEVVTEEAEVSDKTVNDIATEIPSVETPDEVLIAESKVSDKTDVVAVQQPSPSAAPAPIEVQEVTTEDRKEGEPVEEQAEEPEGLLFSTLRSFSPKEDLSVLPEPEALKEYRDEMAEELDYEMITQQEAREYPGVEAEVIPEREEEECFTEVDTSKALEEEAAEDVLEADYEFIEESESVELSEEDQAKMQALDAFCLVCQCPVLMMEEHQNHEVCSLDRAYELLKDRLSNWISTLQERSENIEDMVSEIELVYNSVEEQCKMNEEAMDDQNEEMLRLVMDQYNEMSHTMEEEKKAKLEKLYDQIVSFQESIDIAKETLEKNSKEEEEEEEDSFTFVSSSKDINMSLTKALESTMSLELGPRGLSVFDDYAKGSGNGQKHRKGIPVPQKPHLQPQEANSATSTSVTVYWKVNEGDIIDCFQVYCMEDPQGAISEEYRVTVKESYCTLEELDPDKCYKVWVMAVNYTGCSLPSERLSFKTAPSVPVIQPERCTVLWDSATLRWASEQPSAAESYTLEYCRQYACEGEGLRSFSGIQGCEQRVLLQPNENYLLYIKAVNSAGASEQSEAALISTRGTRFQLMKETAGPALRLLEDKTTVLYSQDSFSEMASINECPAILGELLPLKGYYYWETVVSGCPSYRLGVAYSSNPSDSLLGENSTSWCLHCVPTSSSSRFELLHNSVETDIFVVDVPTRVGTLLDFAQGRLVFINAQNGHLLGSTQHRFTEPCHAAFGLESPGCLTVHMLPEVPESARHC
- the cmya5 gene encoding cardiomyopathy-associated protein 5 isoform X1; this encodes MDTTSKEESEPMEPEIQALQDEASGSIDVDDEDEMEELHNSLKEVVKDPSVKPKLQCLMVDPSFSMVTVQSEDSGIVWETASSRCSTPWASEGSSPSESYGLESSAAQGKITVIMDDNKIVRKRKKSGRSKLGDRIKRPSSRMAAYGTERPAMTEVSVPNVKPENDEPAELKVDKDQELFSLISEGYEILNIVVPSKLPTVDEEEAGDLVDNLSYLQDTPKIKSKSKLAPVPAGDDYQGIIVQEIINGEKEEADKITETGMKDAKKEGPDEDYLDKFKLVDSHALSEQSSSSGVPNEENIMQEPEQVKPQGELKSSPSNIEDSFVIITDNEIASEHMDEVFYANTGTMADEKNKGHDSDRKVKDEPRSLKESGSALFGSQETILIPVYLPEGPPKIIDQVLLEEPRAMSFLYTDLYDEAMGSRRRDDDHSDVESTVSEKSYKKRFSDDDEEDEGYLEKFILKDETPVVQEPLEVADDVREGGRIIWPQNKFELTGCLKRVKEEDDSGGEKTEIAATEQMEDSEKAQPVDTGKPEEISQGPITKAADGSKIEQEKEDDTEVCVGNHCEPCVAGKMIPESPESVIQNDASNLLLEERAETVEEIGKHDGEIAATEQMEDSEKAQPVDTGKPEEISQGPITKAADESKIEQEKEDDTEVCVGNHCEPCDAGKMIPESPESVIQNDISNLLLEERAETVEEIRKHDAISEKAKDSKETESEMMGISGTVSKKSPDLLNEGEQTASEKAINTIQEPETSLDMKTSSPEEVSEKLTETTTIVEEPSCKKLEGVAEIQSDVKISTEPINEAIEVKKSDEIEADQATPDTTSQVKVEETITKEKPAAPLVESDVIATAPEAMKDSKVSVVSEEQLTDSVSEIPDEVAGGSKEPNTDTIPEGKTENATVPADVIHLEDVSKSLPEVETEVLKQDSTEQEGATDTLLDEKSVAITETEMASIESPGVEVLTVEDTAARTPSPSAAPAPIEVQEVTTEDRKEGEPVEEQAEEPEDEKSVAIEKTVKDDLVISGVKDIIDTTEQLSVECPHSKVQEQKSAIQEQAVDSASQGELKVSEDVVEPDRTVEKSEATEVHQEMSPALQANVDVKNTGPEPEKVEESQQSTETPVEKVQDLTEELVGVDKPKEKIEKSETSNEIANVLQVNTDIICDVYEPKKVENKKFMIEFSIANREKLAGAPVEKNKHTVEQTQKKTTRRKANVPIIEVVLSKVPYTHEEKTEKQLSTSKPETPPVASESKDSEEPVTKTAEGVTSVKQDASLDSVLPQTEVKSNKQAVQLPVEAAEATRAAELDSLEPEVRETQALDEPKVKVDLIPETVNEESKVQTEVDSDGQIAVTEDYTQVTGSVYEPDTIKPDVLVSDKIVNVPVAELPSDETRGPEAVIVEKKVLDETVNDLVEEIPVAETQGPEVFSLEEISVKIAEDVVAEIPPVETSGEVLIVESKVSDETVTSVVAEIPSVETLGPEVMSAETKVSGETRGDVVAEITSVEPPGPEAITVENKAPNQPVNDVVAEIPSVETPDENLTTENKVSDQLIASVAKIPSVETLGPEVVSAETKVSDETVSVVAAEIPSVERPGADVVTVVVGKTLNDVVAEIHLVETPKEVLIAESKVLDQIDVVADIPLVEPISPKVVTEEAKVSDKTVNDIATEIPSVETPDEALIAESKVLDQIDVVADIPLVETRSPEVVTEEAEVSDKTVNDIATEIPSVETPDEVLIAESKVSDKTDVVAVQQPSPSAAPAPIEVQEVTTEDRKEGEPVEEQAEEPEGLLFSTLRSFSPKEDLSVLPEPEALKEYRDEMAEELDYEMITQQEAREYPGVEAEVIPEREEEECFTEVDTSKALEEEAAEDVLEADYEFIEESESVELSEEDQAKMQALDAFCLVCQCPVLMMEEHQNHEVCSLDRAYELLKDRLSNWISTLQERSENIEDMVSEIELVYNSVEEQCKMNEEAMDDQNEEMLRLVMDQYNEMSHTMEEEKKAKLEKLYDQIVSFQESIDIAKETLEKNSKEEEEEEEDSFTFVSSSKDINMSLTKALESTMSLELGPRGLSVFDDYAKGSGNGQKHRKGIPVPQKPHLQPQEANSATSTSVTVYWKVNEGDIIDCFQVYCMEDPQGAISEEYRVTVKESYCTLEELDPDKCYKVWVMAVNYTGCSLPSERLSFKTAPSVPVIQPERCTVLWDSATLRWASEQPSAAESYTLEYCRQYACEGEGLRSFSGIQGCEQRVLLQPNENYLLYIKAVNSAGASEQSEAALISTRGTRFQLMKETAGPALRLLEDKTTVLYSQDSFSEMASINECPAILGELLPLKGYYYWETVVSGCPSYRLGVAYSSNPSDSLLGENSTSWCLHCVPTSSSSRFELLHNSVETDIFVVDVPTRVGTLLDFAQGRLVFINAQNGHLLGSTQHRFTEPCHAAFGLESPGCLTVHMLPEVPESARHC